A genomic window from Gossypium hirsutum isolate 1008001.06 chromosome D10, Gossypium_hirsutum_v2.1, whole genome shotgun sequence includes:
- the LOC107942344 gene encoding putative pentatricopeptide repeat-containing protein At1g26500: protein MEDEAFEPDVEVVETMMEALFNINKYYEAMKVFQMMRVKRMHDFGLSSYRVVIKWMCNRGKIEQANGMFKEMCQKGIQADNLTLASIIYGLLARGRIREAYRIVEGIENPDISIYHGLIKGLLRFRKTGEATQVFREMIKRGCEPIMHTYIMLLQGHLGKKWRKRHDPLVNFDSIFVGGLIKAGKTVEATKYVERTMKRGMEVPRFDYNKFLHYHSNEEGVMMFEEVDKKLKEVGLFDLADILERYGQKMATRDRRRNRAVDP from the coding sequence ATGGAGGATGAAGCGTTTGAGCCTGATGTTGAGGTTGTGGAGACAATGATGGAGGcactttttaatattaataaatattatgaaGCAATGAAGGTTTTCCAAATGATGAGAGTTAAGAGAATGCATGATTTCGGGCTTTCAAGTTATAGGGTTGTGATCAAGTGGATGTGTAACAGAGGCAAGATCGAGCAAGCCAATGGGATGTTTAAAGAAATGTGCCAAAAAGGGATCCAAGCTGATAATTTGACTTTGGCTTCGATTATTTACGGGCTTTTAGCAAGAGGAAGGATTAGAGAGGCTTATAGAATTGTGGAAGGAATTGAGAATCCGGATATCAGCATTTACCATGGCCTAATAAAGGGACTCTTGAGGTTCAGGAAGACAGGGGAAGCAACACAAGTGTTTAGAGAGATGATAAAGAGAGGGTGTGAGCCTATAATGCATACATATATCATGTTACTACAAGGTCATTTGGGGAAAAAATGGAGGAAACGACATGATCCATTGGTGAATTTTGACTCAATATTTGTTGGGGGCTTGATTAAGGCAGGAAAGACAGTAGAGGCTACCAAGTATGTGGAGAGAACAATGAAAAGAGGAATGGAAGTGCCTAGATTTGATTACAATAAATTTTTACATTACCACTCAAATGAGGAAGGTGTAATGATGTTTGAGGAGGTTGACAAGAAATTAAAGGAAGTGGGGTTATTTGATTTGGCTGATATATTGGAGAGATATGGCCAGAAAATGGCCACTAGGGATAGGAGGAGAAATAGGGCAGTTGATCCATGA